One stretch of Thermococcus sp. M36 DNA includes these proteins:
- a CDS encoding glutaredoxin domain-containing protein — protein MRKIGLVVLLIVLVGFASGCISSGDSATETAPPATQTPQTTQMGDKEYVIVNGTKIYLGEVYFYMYGMRTCPHCQKMKEEIPKEYGADHLVYYELLDNEENTKLFSEQYKYTGIGGVPAIAITYNGTLYAIIEGEYNVSATPRIIKAAMDNDGMVLFVGGQAYIIKDKSVIDKLYAIYVEHRMPEGG, from the coding sequence ATGAGAAAAATTGGACTGGTTGTTCTGCTCATAGTTCTGGTGGGATTTGCATCGGGATGCATCTCTAGTGGGGATTCAGCTACAGAGACAGCACCTCCGGCGACACAGACTCCACAAACCACTCAGATGGGTGACAAGGAGTACGTCATCGTGAACGGGACAAAGATATACCTCGGTGAGGTGTACTTCTACATGTACGGCATGAGGACCTGCCCCCACTGTCAGAAGATGAAGGAGGAGATACCAAAAGAGTACGGTGCGGATCACCTGGTGTACTATGAGCTGCTCGACAACGAGGAGAACACCAAACTGTTCAGCGAGCAGTATAAGTACACTGGGATAGGTGGGGTTCCTGCAATAGCGATAACGTACAACGGAACACTCTACGCCATAATAGAGGGGGAGTACAACGTCTCTGCGACCCCCAGGATAATCAAAGCAGCCATGGACAACGATGGCATGGTGCTCTTTGTAGGGGGCCAAGCGTACATTATAAAGGACAAATCGGTTATAGACAAGCTCTACGCGATCTACGTTGAGCACAGGATGCCGGAGGGCGGCTGA
- a CDS encoding YbhB/YbcL family Raf kinase inhibitor-like protein: MDLEIGSIFHNGESIPVEFTCDGENVNPPIFIGHIDPKAKSLASIMDDPDAPGGTFTHWIAWNIPPLGEIPKGVPQRGVVEAPIRMVQGRNDFGKIGYGGPCPPRGHGVHHYHFRVYALDTVLELDPGATRKELERAMEGHVIQTGELVGLYGRE; this comes from the coding sequence ATGGATTTGGAGATCGGTTCGATATTTCACAACGGGGAGTCCATACCCGTTGAGTTCACCTGCGACGGTGAGAACGTCAATCCTCCCATTTTCATCGGCCACATAGACCCCAAGGCCAAAAGCCTGGCCAGCATCATGGACGACCCTGACGCTCCGGGAGGAACGTTCACCCACTGGATAGCTTGGAACATCCCGCCGCTCGGCGAGATTCCAAAGGGTGTCCCCCAGAGGGGCGTGGTTGAGGCTCCCATCAGAATGGTTCAGGGCAGAAACGACTTCGGGAAGATAGGTTACGGCGGGCCGTGTCCGCCGCGTGGACATGGCGTCCACCACTACCACTTCAGGGTCTATGCGCTGGACACAGTCCTTGAGCTCGATCCGGGAGCGACAAGAAAAGAACTGGAGAGGGCCATGGAAGGCCACGTTATCCAGACGGGCGAGCTGGTGGGCCTCTACGGGAGGGAGTGA
- a CDS encoding SDR family NAD(P)-dependent oxidoreductase, with translation MRVELTGKVALVTGGGRGIGRAIALALAAKGANVAVNYAHSREKAEETAELCRSYGVDAIAVKADVSDREEVRKMVEEIINHFGRIDILVNNAGILGKALKPMEVTDDDWDAVLGVNLKGAFIVTQEVLRYMKKGKIVNIASIAGKDGGTVGPHYAASKGGLIALTFNLARHLAPDILVNAVAPGPVDTELISPEIKERLRSLSLTGGIAKPEEIAHTVIFLLENDHITGEVIDVNGGRLMD, from the coding sequence ATGCGTGTGGAGCTGACCGGGAAGGTTGCCCTAGTTACCGGCGGCGGAAGGGGAATAGGAAGGGCAATAGCACTTGCCCTCGCAGCGAAGGGGGCAAACGTTGCCGTAAACTACGCCCACAGCAGGGAGAAGGCGGAAGAGACCGCGGAGCTCTGCCGTTCCTACGGGGTTGATGCGATTGCCGTAAAGGCCGACGTGAGCGACAGGGAAGAGGTCAGAAAGATGGTCGAAGAGATCATCAACCACTTCGGGAGGATAGACATCCTTGTTAACAACGCCGGAATCCTTGGAAAAGCCCTGAAGCCGATGGAGGTCACCGACGATGACTGGGACGCGGTTCTCGGCGTTAACCTCAAGGGAGCCTTCATCGTCACTCAGGAAGTCCTCAGATACATGAAGAAGGGAAAGATAGTCAACATAGCCTCGATAGCGGGCAAGGACGGCGGAACCGTGGGGCCGCACTACGCGGCATCGAAGGGCGGACTGATAGCCCTCACATTTAACCTCGCGAGGCACCTTGCACCGGATATTCTCGTCAACGCAGTCGCCCCCGGGCCAGTTGATACCGAGCTGATAAGCCCTGAGATAAAGGAGAGGCTCCGCTCGCTCTCGCTGACTGGGGGGATAGCCAAACCGGAGGAGATAGCCCACACGGTGATTTTCCTCCTCGAAAACGACCACATAACGGGTGAGGTGATAGACGTCAACGGTGGCAGGCTGATGGATTAA
- a CDS encoding DUF2284 domain-containing protein: protein MKVLWEKEIPADEITVSPRPVWKCRSCPMYGKRPSCPPHVPDWRETREWVAAFKKALIVKFEIDMEHFERDKREALLYLLKKEEELFREGKMYATALFPGNCNLCDDCPFERGEPCRMPTKVRSSIDAVGIEIGRLVKIDFSESVLYGMVLVE, encoded by the coding sequence ATGAAGGTGCTGTGGGAGAAGGAAATTCCAGCGGATGAGATAACCGTCTCCCCCAGACCGGTCTGGAAGTGCCGCTCCTGCCCCATGTACGGCAAGAGGCCGAGCTGTCCGCCCCACGTCCCGGACTGGCGGGAGACCAGAGAGTGGGTTGCTGCCTTCAAAAAGGCGCTGATAGTGAAGTTCGAGATAGATATGGAACACTTTGAGAGAGATAAGCGGGAAGCCCTTCTGTACCTCCTGAAAAAGGAGGAAGAACTCTTCCGGGAGGGAAAGATGTACGCGACAGCCCTATTCCCCGGCAACTGCAACCTCTGCGACGACTGCCCATTTGAGAGAGGAGAGCCGTGCAGGATGCCGACCAAGGTCAGATCAAGCATAGACGCGGTGGGTATTGAGATTGGGAGACTCGTGAAAATTGACTTCTCCGAAAGCGTTTTGTACGGGATGGTGCTAGTTGAGTGA
- a CDS encoding PIN domain-containing protein has product MRPASEVIEKPELQILMNVLGEIEVSYPLYELPLIRARPSETGYIIDVVARRREFNEKVPEHLSNELPTYTDFYGCFMSSGIIRYDNLDEFLQNLELYERLKKGVAFAPDTNIFYHRFVSSFRPLDGYQIVVAEGVKKEIENAMNYKYRNKQLEEIWREVRNASLLREFNNRRAKKSRKAAYIALKEFEALKSRIIIAESVKEPAHNNDEIIVKSLRQYDKMTPTLLVFLTADIAVTDVAEMEGLEYFLFRYPRERPGKHDVTAYQLRTLLFNLAAVFGVIEINGILVFGEFGGKQGLNELKLVFPVENRIYHEFEFHLKLSRKLIRIMND; this is encoded by the coding sequence ATGCGCCCCGCCAGTGAGGTAATTGAAAAGCCCGAACTCCAGATCCTCATGAACGTCCTCGGGGAGATAGAGGTGAGCTATCCCCTCTACGAGCTGCCCCTTATAAGGGCACGTCCCTCGGAAACAGGCTACATCATTGATGTGGTCGCCAGGAGGAGAGAGTTCAACGAGAAGGTTCCGGAACACCTTTCAAACGAGCTGCCGACGTACACTGACTTCTACGGGTGCTTCATGTCCTCTGGGATAATACGCTACGACAACCTGGACGAGTTCCTGCAGAACCTTGAGCTTTACGAGAGGCTGAAAAAGGGCGTCGCCTTTGCCCCAGACACGAACATTTTCTACCACCGCTTTGTATCGTCCTTCCGGCCGCTCGACGGCTACCAGATAGTCGTCGCCGAGGGCGTCAAGAAGGAGATAGAGAACGCGATGAACTACAAGTACAGGAACAAACAGCTGGAGGAGATATGGAGAGAGGTCAGAAACGCCTCGCTCCTGCGGGAGTTCAACAACAGGAGAGCAAAGAAGAGCAGAAAGGCGGCATACATAGCCCTAAAGGAGTTCGAGGCCCTCAAGAGCAGGATAATCATAGCGGAGAGCGTCAAGGAACCGGCCCACAACAACGACGAGATAATTGTCAAAAGCCTAAGGCAATACGACAAAATGACCCCAACCCTCCTCGTCTTCCTGACGGCGGACATAGCGGTAACGGACGTGGCGGAGATGGAGGGCCTTGAGTACTTCCTCTTCAGATACCCACGGGAGAGGCCTGGAAAACACGACGTTACCGCTTACCAGCTCAGGACGCTCCTCTTCAACCTTGCGGCGGTGTTTGGAGTCATAGAGATAAACGGGATACTCGTCTTCGGCGAGTTTGGAGGCAAGCAGGGACTAAACGAGCTGAAGCTGGTCTTCCCGGTGGAGAACAGAATTTACCATGAGTTCGAGTTCCATCTAAAGCTGTCGAGAAAGCTGATTAGGATAATGAACGACTAA